The proteins below are encoded in one region of Helianthus annuus cultivar XRQ/B chromosome 2, HanXRQr2.0-SUNRISE, whole genome shotgun sequence:
- the LOC110924373 gene encoding probable xyloglucan endotransglucosylase/hydrolase protein 32, producing the protein MANFVFLFSLIFILTGASVSNAGYGPPSPGFYPSTKFRSLTFNRCFKTLWGPSHQSINNNALDIWLDSSSGSGFKSTRPFRSGYFGASIKLQPGYTAGVITAFYLSNNEAHPGFHDEVDIEFLGTTFGKPYTLQTNVYIRGSGDGTIIGREMKFHLWFDPTQNFHHYAILWSPRDIIFFVDDVPIRRYPRKSATTFPLRPMWLYGSIWDASSWATEDGKYKADYRYQPFVGRFTNFRAGGCSAYSSPRCRPVTASPGRSGGLSKRQYMAMKWVQRNHMVYHYCMDSKRDHSLTPECWN; encoded by the exons ATGGCTAATTTTGTATTCTTGTTTTCACTTATTTTCATTCTCACTGGAGCATCAGTGAGCAATGCTGGCTACGGACCACCTTCACCTGGCTTCTACCCAAGCACAAAGTTCAGGTCCCTGACTTTTAACAGATGCTTCAAAACCCTCTGGGGTCCTAGCCACCAGTCCATTAACAACAACGCTCTCGACATCTGGCTCGACAGTTCCTCAG GAAGTGGGTTCAAGTCGACTAGACCCTTCCGATCCGGTTACTTCGGAGCATCCATCAAACTGCAACCGGGTTACACTGCTGGAGTCATAACAGCATTCTAT cTTTCAAACAATGAAGCACATCCAGGGTTCCATGATGAGGTTGACATAGAATTCCTTGGAACAACATTTGGGAAGCCATACACATTACAAACAAATGTGTACATAAGAGGAAGTGGTGATGGCACTATTATTGGGAGAGAAATGAAATTTCATTTATGGTTTGACCCCACCCAAAATTTTCACCACTATGCTATCTTATGGAGCCCACGTGACATAAT attttttgtgGACGACGTGCCCATAAGAAGGTATCCAAGAAAAAGCGCGACAACATTTCCGCTAAGGCCAATGTGGTTATACGGATCAATATGGGACGCTTCTTCTTGGGCCACGGAAGATGGTAAATACAAAGCCGACTACAGATACCAACCCTTTGTTGGGAGGTTCACCAACTTTAGAGCAGGGGGTTGCTCAGCCTACTCATCACCACGGTGCCGCCCTGTCACGGCTTCTCCAGGACGGTCCGGTGGTCTTAGCAAGAGGCAGTACATGGCCATGAAATGGGTGCAAAGGAACCACATGGTTTACCACTATTGCATGGACAGTAAAAGGGACCATTCCTTGACACCAGAATGCTGGAATTAA